One window from the genome of Rhodopirellula halodulae encodes:
- the groL gene encoding chaperonin GroEL (60 kDa chaperone family; promotes refolding of misfolded polypeptides especially under stressful conditions; forms two stacked rings of heptamers to form a barrel-shaped 14mer; ends can be capped by GroES; misfolded proteins enter the barrel where they are refolded when GroES binds) — protein sequence MAKQLLFDDHARARMLAGVEKLAKAVATTMGPTGRNVIIDKSFGGPTVTKDGVTVAKEVELEDRFENMGAKLVIEVAQKTSDLAGDGTTTATVLARAIFKEGLRNIVAGSNPTAIRRGIEKAVEAACEKLVEMGRPVSGKQEVAHVGAISANNDNTIGELLADALERVGKDGVITVEEGKSRLTEVEYVDGMQFDKGYISPYFITDSSTMEASLENALVLLYEKKISNIRDLVPLLEKSAQTGQPLLIIAEDVDAEALTLLVVNKLRGTLNVCAVKAPGFGDRRKAMLGDIATLTGGTLISEDLGIQLENITLEHLGRAKKVSVDKSNTTIVEGAGKREDIDKRVAQIRAQIEQTDSDYDKEKFQERLAKLAGGVAVISVGAETEAEMKQTKARLEDALHATRAAVEEGILPGGGVALVHCREAVEAAKKKAKGDEKIGVDIVLGALDAPMRQIADNGGIDGSVVVDEVLQKNDPKIGFNAHTGEYTDMVKAGVIDPVKVVRTALTNAASIAGLLLTTEALVTNFEKEDKDKTPVEGMIS from the coding sequence GTGGCAAAACAATTGCTTTTTGACGATCACGCCCGGGCCCGCATGCTGGCCGGCGTGGAAAAATTGGCCAAGGCCGTCGCTACCACGATGGGCCCCACCGGCCGCAACGTGATCATCGACAAATCCTTCGGTGGCCCAACCGTTACCAAAGACGGTGTGACGGTTGCCAAAGAAGTCGAACTCGAAGACCGCTTCGAGAACATGGGTGCCAAGTTGGTCATTGAAGTCGCTCAAAAGACCAGCGACTTGGCCGGTGACGGCACCACCACCGCAACCGTGCTTGCACGTGCCATCTTCAAAGAAGGCCTGCGAAACATTGTTGCGGGTAGCAACCCCACCGCGATCCGTCGCGGGATCGAAAAGGCCGTTGAAGCCGCTTGCGAAAAGTTGGTCGAAATGGGTCGCCCCGTCAGTGGCAAACAAGAAGTCGCTCACGTCGGTGCCATCTCGGCGAACAACGACAACACGATTGGCGAATTGCTCGCCGATGCGTTGGAGCGGGTTGGCAAAGACGGTGTGATCACCGTGGAAGAAGGCAAGAGCCGACTGACCGAAGTCGAGTACGTCGACGGAATGCAGTTCGACAAAGGCTACATCTCGCCTTACTTCATCACTGACTCCAGCACGATGGAAGCGAGCCTCGAGAACGCACTCGTGTTGCTGTACGAAAAGAAGATCAGCAACATTCGCGACCTCGTGCCATTGCTCGAGAAATCGGCTCAAACCGGTCAACCTTTGTTGATCATCGCTGAAGACGTCGACGCGGAAGCCCTGACTTTGTTGGTCGTCAACAAACTGCGTGGCACGCTCAACGTTTGTGCGGTGAAGGCTCCTGGCTTCGGCGATCGCCGCAAAGCCATGTTGGGCGACATCGCAACCTTGACCGGCGGAACGCTGATCAGCGAAGACCTGGGCATTCAGTTGGAAAACATCACGCTGGAACACCTCGGTCGTGCCAAGAAGGTCAGCGTCGACAAGTCGAACACGACCATCGTCGAAGGTGCCGGCAAACGCGAAGACATCGACAAGCGAGTCGCTCAAATCCGCGCTCAAATCGAGCAAACGGACAGCGACTACGACAAGGAGAAGTTCCAAGAGCGTTTGGCCAAATTGGCTGGTGGCGTGGCTGTCATCAGCGTTGGTGCCGAAACCGAAGCTGAAATGAAGCAAACCAAGGCACGCTTGGAAGACGCTTTGCACGCGACTCGTGCCGCCGTCGAAGAAGGCATTCTGCCCGGTGGTGGCGTTGCTTTGGTTCACTGCCGCGAAGCCGTGGAAGCCGCCAAGAAGAAAGCCAAAGGCGACGAGAAGATCGGCGTCGACATCGTCCTCGGTGCGTTGGACGCTCCCATGCGTCAAATCGCCGATAACGGTGGCATCGACGGCAGCGTCGTGGTTGACGAAGTCCTGCAAAAGAATGACCCCAAGATCGGTTTCAACGCTCACACGGGCGAATACACCGACATGGTCAAAGCTGGCGTCATCGACCCCGTCAAAGTGGTTCGCACCGCATTGACCAACGCCGCCAGCATCGCCGGCTTGTTGCTCACGACGGAAGCCTTGGTCACGAACTTCGAAAAAGAAGACAAGGACAAGACTCCTGTCGAAGGCATGATCAGCTGA
- a CDS encoding FmdB family zinc ribbon protein has protein sequence MPTYDYLCEACGHELEVFQGINDAVLKKCPECKKNKLQRQFGTGAAIVFKGSGFYQTDYRSDNYKKGQKADKPKSESKGDSKKSDSKAKKPASKSKD, from the coding sequence ATGCCGACTTACGATTATTTGTGCGAAGCTTGTGGTCACGAGTTGGAAGTGTTCCAAGGCATCAATGACGCGGTGCTCAAGAAGTGCCCGGAATGCAAAAAGAACAAACTGCAGCGTCAGTTTGGTACCGGAGCTGCGATCGTTTTCAAAGGCAGCGGCTTCTACCAAACGGACTATCGCAGCGATAACTACAAAAAGGGTCAGAAAGCCGACAAGCCAAAGTCCGAATCCAAAGGCGATAGCAAGAAAAGCGACAGCAAAGCCAAGAAGCCAGCCAGCAAGTCCAAGGACTGA
- a CDS encoding MBL fold metallo-hydrolase translates to MDVLCLQSGSSGNCVFVDTGTECLLFDAGISYRKVQTRLNEAGRDASEIDAIIISHDHRDHIGCLGVLNRKLNVPIHISRRTLASTERRVKLGPVQCVQHFSPGETISLGETQIETIPTPHDGVDGSAFTIDNGCSRFGLWTDLGCVFDDLLASVKTLDALLIESNYDETMLAESPYPDFLRDRISGPGGHISNREAAEVISHASEHLQWACLAHLSDENNDPAVAMQTHRKCLGNKLHLVCAHRQLATDPLRIQPSKNIRLTQTMFF, encoded by the coding sequence ATGGATGTACTGTGTTTGCAATCGGGAAGCAGCGGCAACTGTGTCTTTGTCGACACGGGAACAGAATGCCTTCTTTTTGACGCGGGAATCAGCTACCGCAAAGTTCAAACGCGATTGAACGAAGCGGGGCGGGATGCCTCCGAAATCGACGCGATCATCATTTCGCATGATCACCGCGACCACATTGGTTGCCTCGGCGTCCTCAATCGCAAGCTCAACGTGCCAATTCACATCAGCCGCCGCACGCTTGCGTCCACGGAACGACGAGTGAAGCTGGGCCCGGTCCAATGCGTCCAACATTTCTCTCCCGGTGAAACCATCTCACTGGGCGAAACCCAAATTGAGACCATCCCCACGCCACACGATGGCGTCGACGGATCCGCCTTCACCATCGACAACGGTTGTTCGCGGTTCGGATTGTGGACCGATTTGGGCTGCGTTTTTGACGACCTGCTCGCCAGCGTCAAAACGCTCGACGCTCTTTTGATCGAGAGCAACTACGACGAGACCATGTTGGCCGAGTCCCCCTATCCGGATTTCCTTCGCGATCGAATTTCCGGTCCGGGAGGCCACATTTCCAACCGAGAAGCGGCGGAAGTGATTTCGCACGCGAGTGAGCACTTGCAGTGGGCATGCTTGGCTCATCTTTCAGACGAAAACAATGACCCGGCCGTTGCGATGCAAACCCATCGGAAGTGCCTGGGCAACAAACTGCATCTTGTTTGTGCACACCGCCAACTGGCGACCGACCCCTTGCGAATTCAACCGTCGAAGAACATTCGACTGACCCAGACCATGTTCTTCTGA
- a CDS encoding sugar phosphate nucleotidyltransferase has translation MRVRKAVITAAAPNQNTLPLQRLVDGSGEEKTALQLIVEETLSAGVEEICVVIQPGDEENYRRAAGGSLGNLHFVHQDRPLGYADAILKAETFCGDDAFLHLVGDHLYLSSMAKSCAAQLVEMAEQHACPVSAVQSTREHRLPYFGIVGGASVPRFDGLYDVRTVVEKPTPTLAEQSLITPGLRSGHYLGYFGMHVLTPAVLESLHEVVEDESLERPTLSDAAAKLPHRGKYLAYQLRGRRYNIGEQYGVLIAQLAIGLAGRDRDMLLTELVELLATREEPSASASTVASESSAGEAQ, from the coding sequence ATGCGAGTTCGAAAAGCCGTCATCACCGCCGCCGCTCCCAATCAAAACACGCTTCCGCTGCAACGATTGGTGGATGGATCTGGCGAAGAGAAAACGGCACTGCAATTGATTGTTGAAGAAACGCTCTCCGCCGGTGTGGAAGAGATCTGCGTGGTCATTCAACCCGGCGATGAAGAGAATTATCGCAGAGCCGCGGGCGGGTCGCTGGGGAATTTGCACTTCGTTCATCAAGACCGGCCGTTGGGTTATGCCGACGCCATTTTGAAAGCCGAAACATTTTGCGGGGACGATGCATTCTTGCATCTCGTTGGGGATCACCTGTATCTATCGTCGATGGCCAAGAGCTGCGCGGCTCAATTGGTTGAAATGGCGGAGCAACATGCGTGTCCGGTATCCGCGGTGCAATCCACACGCGAACATCGCTTGCCATATTTTGGGATTGTTGGTGGCGCCAGCGTGCCTCGTTTCGATGGTCTGTATGACGTTCGCACGGTGGTCGAAAAACCAACACCGACTTTGGCCGAGCAATCTTTGATCACGCCGGGGCTTCGAAGCGGTCACTACCTGGGCTATTTCGGAATGCATGTGCTGACACCTGCGGTGTTGGAATCGCTTCATGAAGTGGTCGAAGATGAGAGTCTGGAAAGACCCACCTTGTCCGACGCCGCCGCCAAACTGCCGCACCGCGGAAAGTACCTCGCCTATCAACTTCGTGGACGGCGTTACAACATTGGTGAGCAGTACGGCGTTTTGATCGCTCAGCTCGCCATTGGGTTGGCGGGGCGCGATCGTGACATGTTGTTGACGGAATTGGTCGAGTTGTTGGCGACTCGAGAAGAGCCATCCGCGTCGGCCTCAACGGTTGCGAGCGAATCTTCGGCAGGGGAGGCACAGTGA
- a CDS encoding arylsulfatase, with the protein MLAPFCGTRSCAAETKTTENSRPNVVVILTDDQGWGDLSLHGNPNLQTPNIDSLARDGAQIENFYVCAVCSPTRAEFLTGRYHTRSGVFSTSAGGERFDLSEQTIGDAFQNAGYATAAFGKWHSGMQAPYHPNARGFDEFYGFCSGHWGNYFSPMLEHNGRVVQGEGFLVDDLTQHAIDFIEKHQQDPFFVYLPLNTPHSPMQVPDENWDDFAEKSITPDPRPENAKKENVQHTRAALALCENIDQNVGRLLDSLDQHSLSENTIVVFFSDNGPNGWRYNGGLRGRKGAVHEGGVRSPCLIRYPAAIQAGRTIGGIAGAIDLLPTLADFCDVNVPSPAGPLDGISLRGPLTDPSSSPKPRLIFTAWKGKFSVRSNQYRYHHNGDLFDLHADPGETNSIADQKPVAAKRFRRALEDWIKETQPKDRNYSEEQIFPVGHPEHAWTQLPARDAQATGQIRRSNRFPNSSYMTQWHSTEDAITWDVNVLAKGTYEVELYYACPEASVGTELKLTWNPKQSASSSDSTGTAISRANPSGPIFLDKDRSPREESDEKHWQSLSLGKLTLSEGPGRLSLTSPRIMGHDGDSSGVKIRLMTLHRTAAE; encoded by the coding sequence ATGCTGGCACCGTTCTGCGGTACTCGAAGCTGCGCGGCCGAAACGAAAACCACAGAGAACTCTCGCCCGAACGTGGTGGTCATTTTGACCGACGACCAAGGTTGGGGAGACCTAAGCCTGCACGGCAATCCCAACCTCCAAACGCCCAACATCGACTCCCTGGCCCGCGACGGCGCACAGATCGAAAACTTTTACGTCTGCGCGGTGTGCTCGCCCACCCGAGCCGAATTTCTCACTGGTCGCTACCACACTCGCAGCGGCGTCTTCAGCACTTCCGCCGGAGGCGAACGATTCGATCTGTCGGAGCAAACCATCGGGGATGCGTTCCAGAACGCCGGGTACGCGACGGCCGCGTTTGGGAAATGGCACTCCGGAATGCAGGCTCCCTATCACCCCAACGCGCGTGGCTTCGACGAGTTCTACGGTTTTTGCAGCGGCCACTGGGGCAATTACTTTTCACCCATGCTGGAGCACAACGGGCGGGTGGTTCAAGGCGAAGGCTTTCTGGTTGACGATCTCACACAACACGCGATCGACTTCATCGAAAAGCATCAACAAGATCCCTTCTTTGTCTACTTGCCGCTGAACACACCCCATTCGCCAATGCAGGTCCCCGATGAAAACTGGGATGACTTCGCGGAGAAATCGATTACCCCTGACCCTCGCCCCGAAAACGCGAAGAAGGAAAATGTTCAACATACTCGTGCCGCATTGGCATTGTGCGAGAACATCGACCAGAACGTGGGGCGTCTCCTTGATTCACTGGACCAACACTCATTGAGCGAGAATACCATCGTTGTGTTCTTTAGCGACAATGGCCCCAACGGTTGGCGATACAACGGCGGTCTTCGAGGCCGAAAAGGGGCGGTGCATGAGGGCGGCGTGCGTTCGCCTTGCCTGATCCGCTACCCGGCGGCAATTCAGGCTGGCCGAACGATTGGCGGCATCGCCGGAGCCATCGACTTGCTTCCGACACTGGCAGACTTTTGCGATGTGAATGTTCCATCACCTGCGGGGCCTTTGGATGGTATCTCCCTCCGCGGTCCACTGACCGATCCATCGTCCTCGCCCAAGCCACGCCTGATCTTCACCGCTTGGAAAGGGAAGTTCAGCGTTCGCTCGAACCAATACCGATATCACCACAACGGCGACCTCTTTGACCTGCATGCGGATCCGGGCGAAACGAATTCCATCGCCGACCAGAAACCGGTTGCCGCGAAACGTTTCCGCCGAGCGTTAGAAGATTGGATCAAGGAAACCCAGCCCAAAGATCGCAATTATTCGGAAGAACAAATTTTTCCGGTCGGCCATCCCGAACACGCGTGGACACAATTGCCGGCCCGCGACGCGCAGGCGACTGGTCAGATCCGCCGCAGCAATCGCTTTCCCAACAGCAGCTACATGACTCAGTGGCATTCGACCGAGGACGCCATCACCTGGGACGTCAACGTGCTGGCAAAAGGCACCTACGAAGTCGAGCTGTATTACGCGTGCCCGGAAGCTTCAGTCGGCACCGAATTGAAGCTCACGTGGAATCCGAAGCAGTCGGCCTCCTCATCTGACTCAACCGGGACAGCCATCTCGCGAGCCAATCCTTCCGGTCCGATCTTTTTGGACAAAGACCGGTCGCCTCGCGAGGAAAGCGACGAGAAACATTGGCAAAGCCTCTCCCTTGGCAAACTGACTTTGTCGGAGGGCCCCGGTCGCCTGTCATTGACCAGTCCGAGAATCATGGGCCACGATGGTGACTCCAGCGGGGTGAAGATTCGACTGATGACGTTGCATCGCACCGCCGCCGAGTGA
- the dnaJ gene encoding molecular chaperone DnaJ → MATKTCYYEVLKVERTATKQQVDRAYRKLAIKYHPDSNRDDESATAKFKEATEAYEVLSDADKRARYDQYGHAGVEGATHQYGDVEDIFEAFGDLFGGGFGDFFGGGGSRRGGRRRVRRGADVRCDVTLTLEEAARGCHKDISFRRRVACETCDGSGAAAGSEPITCTMCGGQGQVIQSAGILRVQTTCPTCKGAGKQIGEPCGNCRGTGTQNEKAEMNVEIPAGVDDGMRVRLQGEGEPSPDGGPNGDCYCFISVKEHNLFKREGQHLILQMPISYAQAALGAEINVPTLDGPHELTVPAGTQTGHVFTIRGQGIVDPRSGRTGDLLVQIFIEVPKKLSDKQQKLLRELAELDHDSVLPERTSFLDKLRHFFDPEPEEAEAGNADTEKDS, encoded by the coding sequence ATGGCCACCAAAACCTGCTACTACGAAGTGCTGAAGGTCGAGCGAACGGCCACGAAGCAGCAGGTCGATCGCGCGTACCGCAAACTCGCCATCAAATATCACCCGGACAGCAACCGGGATGACGAATCCGCGACGGCTAAGTTCAAAGAAGCCACCGAGGCCTATGAAGTCCTCAGCGACGCTGACAAACGAGCTCGCTACGACCAATACGGACACGCGGGAGTCGAAGGGGCGACGCACCAATACGGCGACGTCGAAGACATCTTCGAAGCCTTCGGCGATCTGTTTGGTGGTGGTTTCGGCGACTTCTTTGGCGGCGGCGGTTCACGACGTGGAGGCCGACGGCGAGTGCGTCGCGGAGCCGATGTACGCTGTGACGTCACGCTGACGCTCGAAGAAGCCGCCCGCGGATGCCACAAAGACATCTCCTTCCGTCGCCGCGTGGCTTGCGAAACCTGCGATGGCAGCGGTGCAGCAGCCGGAAGCGAACCCATCACCTGCACGATGTGCGGCGGACAGGGACAAGTCATCCAATCCGCCGGCATCCTTCGCGTCCAAACCACTTGCCCCACGTGCAAAGGCGCTGGCAAACAAATCGGTGAACCGTGCGGCAACTGTCGCGGCACCGGCACGCAAAATGAAAAAGCGGAGATGAACGTCGAGATCCCCGCCGGGGTCGACGACGGCATGCGAGTCCGACTTCAGGGCGAAGGCGAACCGAGCCCCGATGGTGGCCCCAACGGCGACTGCTACTGCTTCATCAGCGTTAAAGAACACAACCTGTTCAAACGAGAAGGACAGCATCTGATCCTGCAGATGCCGATCTCGTACGCCCAAGCCGCCTTGGGTGCCGAAATCAATGTTCCCACTCTCGATGGACCTCACGAGCTGACCGTTCCCGCCGGAACGCAAACCGGCCACGTCTTCACCATTCGCGGGCAAGGGATCGTGGATCCTCGAAGCGGACGCACGGGCGATTTGCTGGTCCAGATTTTCATCGAGGTCCCCAAGAAACTCAGCGACAAACAACAAAAACTCCTCCGGGAACTGGCAGAACTCGATCACGATTCTGTGCTTCCCGAACGAACATCGTTTCTCGACAAACTGCGTCACTTTTTTGACCCCGAACCGGAAGAAGCCGAAGCCGGCAACGCCGACACGGAGAAAGATTCATGA
- a CDS encoding UTP--glucose-1-phosphate uridylyltransferase, whose product MQALETLNPLIETITSEKAEIRDRSLESLIESADLDSLMAHVQELDRYRRQEDNLYQRVRALFFLSAIYRYHLPDRLDQSISGSIPFDGYEHLLGRRFQEAIDEFLEAQSTHGPSDTLSSALASAYHELGFQTLADQVRHSVRTVRGNQWMFRLGHVAEHPLRIRKELLPHPDQPNQSPVLKETTAVRMDVSHSAWSDIFFLGMDYPEGARVINVSVDLGVRGRDDEVRPPIETYLRVIDQPVFRLVSVDLNASVEVTTVAEMFDFARDYLGLLKAAVIAAGVIPPGLEGCGADMASLLERVVGRGKGLELVSKINDIPKGSRLAVSTNLLGSLISNLMRATGQIQSLEGALTEADRRLIAARAILGEWIGGSGGGWQDSGGVWPGIKLICGQPAGEGDPEYGVSRGRLMPDHEVLQEDRVSADSRQKLQDSLVVVHGGMAQNVGPILEMVTEHYLVRGRKQWVGRQEAMAIYDQVVEALQEGDIRRLGMLTTKNFEGPLQTIIPWATNRFTDVMIQHCREEYGEQFWGFWMLGGMSGGGMGFIFDPSVKQAAQDWLSREMVRVKRELETALPFAMDPVVYDFHINDHGTFAELLPAKAAIMPQKYYALMLPQWLRKPMRELSPQLREELAGISQRCDDPSDREANAALLLRSVLPSSGTGKNSTELAGEEDSLPAILKRSGFDRSQHEQIRADMRAGKFGLAANRLSSDLKITDVREEHVVDARNGVDERLIEIGAEAIAAGQIGVVTLAAGVGSRWTQGAGVCKALHPFHRFAGKHRSFLEIHLAKNRASTQQHGGVIPHVITTSWMTDEAIRTSLERTQNYGHSGPVHVSSGRSVGLRMVPMVRDLHFLWEETPQQVLDQQQQKMRESARSAIANWAQQAGEGSDYNDNLPAQCVHPVGHWYEVPNLFRNGTLSKLLKEQPSLRYLMLHNIDTLGANVDPGLFGMHIDSGAALSYEVIPRRLEDRGGGLALVAGRPRLVEGLAMPDEKIEFGLKYYNSMTTWIDIDALLDSFGLNRESLNDSAAVDAAVRQMAARLPTYITLKEVKKRWGHAQEDVFPVAQFEKLWGDMTTLSDIDSRFIVTPMRRGQQLKEPSQLDGWNRDGGSAYVDSLCSWADA is encoded by the coding sequence ATGCAGGCTCTCGAAACGTTGAACCCACTGATTGAGACCATCACGTCCGAGAAAGCCGAGATTCGCGATCGTTCCTTGGAGTCATTGATCGAGTCGGCTGATTTGGATTCGTTGATGGCACATGTCCAAGAATTGGACCGGTACCGTCGCCAGGAAGACAATCTCTATCAGCGCGTCCGGGCATTGTTCTTTCTGTCTGCGATCTATCGATACCATTTGCCGGATCGGTTGGATCAATCGATCTCCGGCAGCATTCCGTTCGATGGCTATGAACATCTTCTAGGGCGACGGTTCCAAGAAGCCATCGATGAGTTTCTAGAAGCTCAATCAACGCACGGACCCAGTGATACGCTTTCCAGTGCACTCGCGTCGGCGTACCACGAACTGGGGTTTCAAACGTTGGCCGACCAAGTTCGGCATAGCGTGCGGACGGTTCGCGGCAACCAGTGGATGTTTCGATTAGGACACGTCGCGGAACACCCGCTACGAATCCGGAAAGAGTTGCTGCCACATCCGGATCAGCCAAATCAGTCGCCCGTTTTGAAGGAGACAACGGCGGTACGTATGGATGTGTCGCATTCAGCTTGGAGCGACATTTTCTTTCTTGGGATGGATTATCCCGAGGGTGCTCGAGTCATCAATGTTTCGGTCGACTTGGGAGTCCGCGGTCGTGACGATGAAGTGCGGCCGCCGATCGAGACCTATCTACGGGTGATCGACCAACCGGTGTTTCGTTTGGTGAGCGTCGATCTGAACGCCAGTGTCGAAGTCACCACGGTCGCGGAAATGTTCGACTTCGCGCGAGATTATCTCGGTTTGTTGAAGGCCGCCGTCATTGCCGCCGGCGTTATACCGCCGGGATTGGAAGGGTGCGGTGCCGACATGGCTTCGTTGTTGGAACGTGTGGTCGGACGTGGCAAAGGATTGGAATTGGTCTCCAAGATCAACGACATTCCAAAGGGATCTCGTTTGGCCGTGTCGACTAACTTGCTCGGTTCTTTGATCAGCAACTTGATGCGTGCTACCGGACAAATTCAATCGCTCGAAGGAGCGTTGACGGAAGCCGATCGTCGGTTGATTGCGGCGCGAGCGATCTTGGGTGAGTGGATCGGCGGAAGCGGTGGTGGATGGCAAGATTCGGGCGGGGTATGGCCTGGTATCAAGCTGATTTGTGGGCAGCCCGCTGGCGAAGGCGATCCTGAGTACGGCGTGAGTCGCGGTCGATTGATGCCCGATCACGAGGTGTTACAGGAAGACCGCGTCAGCGCCGATTCTCGCCAGAAGCTGCAGGATTCGTTGGTCGTGGTTCACGGCGGAATGGCCCAGAATGTCGGTCCGATCTTGGAAATGGTCACCGAGCACTATCTGGTTCGCGGACGCAAACAGTGGGTCGGGCGACAAGAGGCCATGGCGATCTACGATCAAGTCGTCGAGGCACTGCAAGAAGGTGACATTCGACGATTGGGAATGCTGACCACGAAGAACTTTGAGGGCCCACTGCAGACCATCATCCCTTGGGCGACCAACCGGTTCACCGACGTGATGATTCAACATTGCCGCGAAGAATACGGGGAACAATTCTGGGGTTTTTGGATGCTCGGCGGGATGTCCGGCGGGGGGATGGGGTTCATCTTTGATCCGTCAGTCAAGCAGGCTGCTCAGGATTGGTTGAGCCGGGAAATGGTGCGGGTGAAGCGAGAGCTGGAGACCGCTCTGCCATTCGCCATGGATCCGGTCGTCTATGATTTTCATATCAACGATCATGGGACCTTCGCCGAATTGCTTCCCGCGAAAGCGGCGATCATGCCACAGAAATACTACGCCCTGATGTTGCCTCAGTGGTTGCGCAAGCCCATGCGAGAGCTGTCGCCACAACTGCGGGAAGAGTTGGCTGGCATTTCACAGCGTTGCGACGACCCGTCGGATCGTGAAGCCAATGCCGCGTTGCTGCTAAGAAGTGTGTTGCCATCCAGCGGGACCGGAAAGAATTCAACTGAATTGGCCGGCGAAGAAGATTCGTTGCCCGCGATTCTCAAACGCAGTGGGTTTGATCGTTCTCAACACGAGCAGATTCGAGCGGACATGCGTGCCGGCAAGTTCGGGTTGGCAGCCAATCGCCTGTCGTCGGATTTGAAAATTACCGACGTGCGGGAAGAGCATGTTGTCGACGCCCGCAACGGTGTGGACGAACGATTGATTGAGATCGGGGCCGAGGCCATTGCCGCGGGACAGATTGGTGTGGTCACGCTGGCGGCCGGCGTGGGCAGTCGTTGGACGCAAGGTGCCGGTGTTTGCAAAGCCCTGCATCCGTTTCATCGCTTCGCTGGGAAACACCGGAGTTTCCTCGAGATTCATCTGGCGAAAAATCGAGCTTCCACGCAACAGCATGGCGGCGTGATCCCACATGTCATCACGACCAGTTGGATGACCGACGAAGCGATTCGGACTTCCTTGGAACGGACGCAAAATTATGGTCATTCAGGACCCGTGCACGTTTCCAGCGGCCGCAGCGTCGGATTGCGAATGGTGCCGATGGTTCGCGATCTGCATTTCCTGTGGGAAGAAACACCGCAGCAGGTGTTGGACCAGCAACAGCAAAAGATGCGTGAGAGTGCTCGTTCAGCCATCGCCAACTGGGCTCAGCAAGCCGGCGAGGGATCGGACTACAACGACAATTTGCCCGCACAATGCGTGCACCCGGTTGGTCACTGGTACGAAGTCCCCAATCTCTTCCGCAACGGGACCCTGTCGAAACTATTGAAAGAGCAGCCATCGCTTCGGTACCTGATGCTGCACAACATCGACACGCTTGGTGCGAACGTGGATCCGGGCTTGTTCGGGATGCACATCGATTCCGGGGCCGCATTGAGTTACGAAGTGATCCCGCGGCGTTTGGAAGATCGTGGCGGCGGGTTGGCGTTGGTCGCGGGCCGGCCTCGATTGGTGGAAGGCTTGGCGATGCCTGACGAAAAGATCGAGTTTGGCTTGAAGTACTACAACTCGATGACCACTTGGATCGACATTGACGCTCTCTTGGATTCATTTGGGCTGAATCGCGAAAGTCTGAACGATTCGGCGGCGGTGGATGCGGCTGTCCGTCAAATGGCAGCTCGTTTGCCGACCTACATCACGCTGAAAGAAGTCAAGAAACGTTGGGGGCACGCGCAGGAAGACGTGTTCCCCGTCGCCCAGTTTGAAAAGCTTTGGGGCGACATGACGACGTTGTCCGACATCGACAGTCGCTTCATTGTCACGCCAATGCGACGAGGCCAGCAGTTGAAGGAACCGAGTCAGTTGGATGGTTGGAACCGTGATGGCGGATCCGCTTACGTCGATTCGTTGTGCTCGTGGGCCGATGCATGA
- a CDS encoding nucleotide exchange factor GrpE, with the protein MNEQPKEELQSDDETLEGQVETSVENEAASTDEAFAEAGEETRDEEMIRLRGEVDEANKRVLQAQAEAENFRKRMRRDTEDQLKFASMPLVNDILQVRDNLLRAIEAASAAGDAESSAGLSEGVSMVCKQLDDVLAKHGIKEIPAQGELFDPNFHEAISQMPHPEIASGMVAHVATPGFQMHERVVRPAQVVVSTGDGSA; encoded by the coding sequence ATGAACGAGCAACCGAAAGAAGAACTGCAATCGGACGACGAGACCCTCGAAGGCCAAGTCGAAACATCAGTGGAAAACGAAGCCGCCTCAACCGACGAAGCCTTTGCCGAAGCGGGTGAGGAAACTCGCGACGAAGAAATGATCCGCTTGCGCGGCGAAGTCGACGAAGCCAACAAACGCGTCTTGCAAGCACAAGCCGAAGCGGAAAACTTCCGCAAACGCATGCGTCGTGACACAGAAGACCAACTGAAGTTTGCCTCGATGCCATTGGTCAACGACATCCTGCAAGTTCGGGACAATCTGTTGCGTGCAATCGAAGCCGCATCCGCTGCCGGCGACGCCGAATCCTCAGCGGGCTTGAGCGAAGGCGTGTCGATGGTTTGCAAACAGCTGGACGACGTGCTCGCCAAACACGGCATCAAAGAGATCCCCGCCCAGGGCGAATTATTCGATCCAAACTTCCACGAAGCCATCTCGCAGATGCCGCACCCTGAGATCGCCTCGGGCATGGTCGCACACGTCGCCACACCGGGATTCCAAATGCATGAACGCGTTGTGCGTCCAGCCCAAGTTGTCGTCAGCACCGGCGACGGCTCGGCGTGA